A window of Fictibacillus halophilus contains these coding sequences:
- the gcvPB gene encoding aminomethyl-transferring glycine dehydrogenase subunit GcvPB codes for MRTEHQSLIFELSKPGRVGYSIPELDVPEINVESIIPSDYLRTEEADLPEVSELQIVRHYTALSNRNHGVDSGFYPLGSCTMKYNPKINEDVARFPGFANIHPLQEEETVQGAMEMMYRLQTSLAEITGMDEVTLQPAAGAHGEWTGLMMIRAYHEANGDFNRTKVIVPDSAHGTNPASATVAGFESITVKSDERGLVDLEDLKRVVDQDVAALMLTNPNTLGLFEEHILEMAKIVHEAGGKLYYDGANANAILGFARPGDMGFDVVHLNLHKTFTGPHGGGGPGSGPVGVKADLIPFLPKPVLVKEDDLYKFEYDRPQSIGRVKPFYGNFGINVRAFTYIMTMGPDGLHQVSENAVLNANYMMRRLEPHFDLPFTQHCKHEFVLSGRRQKKLGVRTLDIAKRLLDFGYHPPTIYFPLSVEEAIMIEPTETESKETLDEFIEKMIQISKEAEETPELVQEAPHTTVVKRLDEATAARKPILKYSKQV; via the coding sequence ATGCGTACAGAACATCAGTCATTAATTTTTGAATTGTCTAAACCAGGTCGAGTAGGGTACAGCATCCCTGAACTTGACGTTCCAGAGATTAACGTAGAATCTATCATCCCTTCCGATTATTTGCGTACGGAAGAAGCGGATCTTCCTGAAGTGTCAGAGCTTCAAATCGTTCGTCATTACACAGCGTTATCCAATCGTAACCATGGTGTGGATTCTGGTTTTTATCCACTTGGATCATGTACGATGAAATATAATCCGAAGATCAATGAAGATGTAGCACGTTTCCCTGGATTTGCAAATATCCATCCGCTTCAAGAAGAAGAAACGGTTCAAGGTGCGATGGAAATGATGTACCGTCTGCAAACATCTCTAGCTGAGATCACAGGTATGGACGAAGTAACTCTGCAGCCGGCAGCTGGTGCACATGGTGAATGGACAGGTCTTATGATGATCCGTGCTTACCATGAAGCAAACGGTGATTTCAATCGTACAAAAGTAATCGTTCCTGATTCAGCGCACGGAACTAATCCAGCGTCTGCAACCGTTGCAGGTTTTGAATCGATCACGGTGAAATCCGATGAGCGCGGTCTTGTTGATCTAGAAGATTTGAAACGAGTAGTCGATCAAGATGTTGCGGCTCTTATGCTTACAAATCCAAATACGCTTGGTCTTTTTGAAGAGCATATATTAGAAATGGCTAAGATCGTCCATGAAGCTGGCGGAAAGCTATATTATGACGGAGCGAACGCAAATGCGATATTAGGATTTGCTCGACCTGGAGACATGGGCTTTGATGTCGTTCACTTGAACCTTCATAAAACGTTCACAGGGCCACACGGTGGTGGTGGACCAGGATCAGGACCAGTTGGGGTTAAGGCAGATCTGATTCCATTCTTGCCAAAACCAGTTCTTGTTAAAGAAGATGATCTTTATAAATTCGAATATGATCGCCCGCAATCGATCGGACGAGTGAAGCCTTTTTATGGCAACTTCGGCATTAACGTACGAGCATTTACGTACATCATGACGATGGGGCCAGACGGGTTACATCAAGTATCAGAGAACGCCGTATTAAATGCTAACTACATGATGCGCCGACTTGAACCTCATTTCGATCTTCCATTTACACAACACTGTAAGCACGAGTTCGTATTATCAGGTCGCCGTCAGAAGAAACTTGGCGTAAGAACGCTTGATATCGCAAAACGTCTCTTAGACTTTGGCTATCACCCGCCAACGATCTACTTCCCGTTAAGTGTAGAAGAAGCGATCATGATCGAGCCAACAGAAACGGAATCGAAAGAAACACTCGATGAATTTATCGAAAAGATGATTCAGATTTCAAAAGAAGCAGAAGAAACACCTGAATTGGTTCAAGAAGCTCCTCACACTACAGTTGTTAAACGACTGGATGAAGCAACAGCCGCAAGAAAGCCAATCTTAAAATATTCAAAACAAGTTTAA
- a CDS encoding YqzE family protein, producing MAAGSDVIKFLTQRVVKYLDEPQSVRKERRITKKNEREPLLTYLFGVVPMGLGLVFRRKRKK from the coding sequence ATGGCTGCAGGATCAGACGTTATCAAGTTTCTTACTCAGAGAGTCGTTAAATATTTGGATGAACCACAATCAGTAAGAAAGGAAAGGCGTATCACAAAAAAGAATGAGCGGGAGCCTTTACTTACTTATCTTTTTGGTGTTGTGCCAATGGGACTTGGTCTCGTGTTCCGTAGAAAGAGAAAGAAGTAG
- a CDS encoding DEAD/DEAH box helicase: MKIDVQFQREWHDDFLKRVEEDGPWANWELYNLALEAEHHLAIPDFLGLQAPDHLPQMTFLPHQLDVATTVIEQMNGKAILADEVGLGKTIEAGLILKEYMIRRLAKKILILVPASLVIQWTNELNQKFFIPAIAQKKAYVWEQCDVVVSSIDTAKRAPHRDIVLNQDYDLVIIDEAHKLKNKKTKNYEFVQLLKKKFCLLLTATPVQNRVEEIFNLVSLLKPGHLGNRENFDKDYKEDKYSLKNEEKLKQLVNKVMVRNRREETGLKWPKRLVQTIPITLSKTERDLYDEISQLKKDSYFDRSKFSIVTLQREACSSREAVFLTLKNMLQKDVSNSLMEQRVLALMKKIELVDQNSKALKALELIQSIDSKVIIFTEYRGTQLYLQWFLQQHGISSVPFRGGFKRSKKDWMTHLFRTRAQVLIATEAGGEGINLQFCQHIINYDLPWNPMRIEQRIGRIHRIGQQGDVHIYNFATQNTIEEHILNLLYNKINLFESVIGELDEILTKFEIKNIERHIADIMNTSESEGEIRVKMDNLASLINLDGGIKQKGWEEHAAARDTSLS; this comes from the coding sequence ATGAAAATCGACGTTCAGTTTCAGCGAGAATGGCATGATGACTTTTTAAAGCGTGTGGAAGAAGATGGACCTTGGGCCAATTGGGAATTATATAACTTAGCTCTTGAAGCCGAACACCACTTAGCAATTCCTGATTTCCTCGGTCTTCAAGCTCCAGATCATCTCCCACAGATGACTTTTTTGCCTCATCAGCTGGACGTTGCGACTACCGTTATTGAACAGATGAACGGAAAAGCAATCTTGGCAGATGAAGTAGGATTAGGAAAAACGATAGAAGCAGGTTTGATTCTAAAAGAGTACATGATACGCCGACTCGCTAAGAAAATTTTGATCCTCGTTCCTGCATCACTCGTTATTCAATGGACGAACGAGCTGAATCAAAAGTTCTTTATTCCTGCAATTGCTCAGAAAAAGGCATATGTATGGGAACAATGCGATGTAGTCGTATCCTCTATTGATACGGCAAAACGAGCCCCGCACCGCGACATCGTTCTTAATCAAGACTATGATCTTGTTATCATCGATGAGGCACATAAGTTAAAGAACAAGAAAACGAAAAACTATGAATTTGTACAGTTATTAAAAAAGAAGTTCTGTTTACTATTAACAGCTACTCCGGTACAAAACAGAGTTGAGGAGATTTTTAATCTTGTATCTCTATTAAAGCCTGGCCATTTAGGAAATCGAGAAAACTTTGACAAAGATTATAAAGAAGATAAGTATTCACTAAAAAATGAAGAAAAGCTGAAGCAGCTCGTAAATAAGGTGATGGTTCGTAATCGACGAGAAGAGACTGGTCTAAAATGGCCGAAGCGTCTTGTTCAAACCATTCCTATTACATTATCAAAAACAGAACGTGATCTATACGATGAAATCTCTCAACTAAAAAAAGACTCTTACTTTGACCGAAGTAAATTTTCTATCGTAACCCTGCAGCGAGAAGCATGCAGTTCGCGTGAAGCCGTTTTTCTAACATTAAAAAATATGCTTCAAAAAGATGTATCAAACTCTTTAATGGAACAACGAGTCTTAGCGTTGATGAAGAAAATTGAACTCGTCGATCAAAACTCTAAAGCTCTAAAAGCGTTAGAGCTGATTCAATCGATTGATTCCAAGGTCATCATTTTTACAGAATACCGTGGTACTCAATTGTATCTGCAATGGTTTTTACAGCAGCACGGCATCTCTTCTGTACCGTTTAGAGGCGGGTTTAAGCGAAGCAAAAAGGACTGGATGACTCACCTCTTTAGAACACGAGCTCAAGTGTTGATCGCAACAGAAGCCGGTGGTGAAGGAATAAACCTGCAGTTCTGTCAGCATATCATCAATTATGATCTGCCATGGAACCCGATGAGGATCGAGCAGCGGATCGGACGTATCCATCGTATCGGTCAGCAAGGTGACGTTCATATCTATAACTTCGCTACTCAGAATACGATTGAAGAGCACATCTTAAACTTGCTGTACAATAAGATCAATCTGTTTGAGAGTGTTATTGGAGAACTCGATGAAATCTTAACGAAATTTGAAATCAAGAACATAGAACGCCATATTGCAGATATCATGAATACGTCTGAAAGTGAAGGTGAGATCCGAGTAAAGATGGATAACCTTGCTTCCTTGATCAACCTTGATGGCGGGATCAAGCAGAAAGGATGGGAAGAGCATGCAGCAGCACGAGATACATCGCTTTCTTGA
- the gcvPA gene encoding aminomethyl-transferring glycine dehydrogenase subunit GcvPA, which translates to MTFRYLPMTAQDKKEMLETIGIETTEDLFQDIPEEVRFKGRLQIEEALSEPQLVKEMSRLAALNKNTKDHASFLGAGVYDHYTPSIVNHMLLRSEFYTAYTPYQPEISQGELQAIFEFQTMICELTGMDVANSSMYDGGTSLAEAGLLSAAQTRRKKIVVSKSVHPESRAVLHTYAKGQHLEVVEVDTEDGVTSLNALRAEVDEQTACVIVQYPNFFGQIEPLKEIEEIVHSAKGMFVVSSNPLALGALTPPGKFGADIVVGDAQPFGIAQGFGGPHCGYFAVTTKLMRKVPGRLVGQTVDEDGKRGFVLTLQAREQHIRRDKATSNICSNQALNALAASIAMTALGKQGVKEVAHQNIQKAHYAKKVLEEKGFKTAFTGPFFNEFVIELKCTAKEVNAKLLESGIIGGYDLGLSYSELKNHMLLAVTEMRTKEEIDQLANVLEGLACVQNISH; encoded by the coding sequence ATGACGTTCCGCTATTTACCGATGACTGCTCAAGACAAAAAGGAAATGCTTGAAACGATTGGAATCGAAACGACAGAAGATCTTTTTCAGGATATTCCCGAAGAAGTTCGGTTTAAAGGACGCTTACAAATCGAGGAAGCTTTGTCAGAACCTCAACTAGTTAAAGAGATGAGCCGCTTGGCAGCATTAAACAAAAATACAAAAGATCATGCTTCGTTCTTAGGCGCTGGTGTATATGATCATTACACACCATCAATCGTAAACCACATGCTTCTTCGTTCGGAGTTCTATACAGCATATACACCATATCAGCCTGAGATCTCTCAAGGTGAACTTCAAGCGATCTTTGAGTTTCAAACGATGATCTGTGAACTAACAGGTATGGATGTTGCCAACTCTTCTATGTACGATGGTGGAACTTCACTTGCGGAGGCTGGTTTATTATCAGCAGCTCAAACACGTAGAAAGAAAATTGTTGTATCAAAATCCGTACATCCAGAATCACGTGCCGTTTTGCACACTTATGCAAAAGGCCAGCATCTTGAAGTGGTAGAAGTGGATACAGAAGATGGTGTTACTTCATTAAATGCATTGCGTGCCGAAGTTGATGAACAAACAGCATGTGTGATCGTTCAATATCCTAACTTCTTCGGTCAGATCGAACCTTTAAAAGAAATAGAAGAAATCGTGCATAGTGCTAAAGGAATGTTCGTAGTTTCTTCCAATCCTTTAGCACTCGGCGCACTGACTCCTCCTGGTAAATTCGGTGCGGATATCGTAGTTGGTGATGCACAGCCGTTCGGGATCGCACAAGGTTTTGGCGGACCACACTGTGGATATTTTGCAGTAACAACCAAATTGATGCGTAAAGTTCCTGGCCGCTTGGTCGGTCAAACGGTTGATGAAGACGGGAAGCGCGGATTCGTTCTTACCCTTCAAGCAAGAGAACAGCATATCAGACGTGATAAAGCGACGAGTAACATCTGTTCGAACCAAGCGCTTAACGCACTTGCAGCTTCAATTGCCATGACGGCACTTGGAAAACAAGGTGTGAAGGAAGTAGCACACCAAAATATACAAAAAGCTCATTATGCAAAAAAAGTTCTTGAGGAAAAAGGATTCAAGACAGCGTTCACTGGACCTTTCTTTAACGAGTTTGTTATCGAGTTAAAGTGTACAGCTAAAGAAGTGAACGCCAAACTATTAGAATCTGGCATCATCGGTGGATATGATTTAGGTCTTTCGTATTCAGAACTTAAGAACCATATGCTTTTAGCGGTTACGGAAATGAGAACAAAAGAAGAGATCGATCAGCTTGCAAATGTATTGGAGGGATTAGCATGCGTACAGAACATCAGTCATTAA
- a CDS encoding YqhG family protein, whose product MQQHEIHRFLERYFDANECRIQEKNFSYMKVQLTTELDKVLMNRPFYWHYLEKTGGTPNPMTLTLVTGQQQAPDGKGEFIHFGSPRLHQIFGSTKKLASFIRLYESVPQQGAQVPLQPWLCLNVKVTFQCDQKKDQVLSYGIQLINGTIEDQFHQRLQKMLLTKRIPDFCYTLSPFIKPQSAIKRLENKIQEVIEADDHTWAEDAKKRWNEDLELLESFYEDSLTKPEAYHIEKEALRTQYEPQIIVEIINGGLFYLA is encoded by the coding sequence ATGCAGCAGCACGAGATACATCGCTTTCTTGAGCGATATTTTGATGCAAACGAATGTAGGATTCAAGAGAAAAACTTTAGTTATATGAAGGTTCAACTGACCACTGAACTCGATAAAGTTTTAATGAACCGTCCGTTCTACTGGCATTATCTCGAAAAAACGGGAGGTACCCCGAATCCGATGACGTTAACTTTAGTAACGGGTCAACAGCAAGCTCCTGATGGAAAAGGTGAGTTTATCCACTTTGGTTCACCGAGACTTCATCAGATCTTTGGGTCGACTAAGAAGCTCGCCTCTTTCATTCGGCTGTATGAATCTGTTCCTCAGCAAGGAGCACAGGTACCACTGCAACCTTGGTTATGTTTGAACGTTAAAGTTACGTTTCAGTGTGATCAAAAGAAAGATCAGGTTCTCTCATACGGCATTCAACTAATAAACGGAACGATAGAAGATCAATTTCATCAACGCCTTCAAAAAATGCTGTTAACGAAGAGGATCCCAGATTTTTGTTATACGCTCTCTCCTTTTATTAAGCCTCAGAGTGCGATAAAAAGATTGGAAAATAAAATTCAGGAAGTCATTGAGGCAGATGATCACACGTGGGCCGAAGATGCTAAAAAAAGATGGAATGAAGATCTCGAACTATTAGAGAGTTTTTATGAGGATTCTTTAACGAAACCAGAAGCCTATCACATAGAAAAAGAAGCACTTCGTACCCAATATGAGCCACAGATTATCGTAGAGATCATAAATGGCGGACTTTTCTATCTTGCCTAA
- a CDS encoding rhodanese-like domain-containing protein — protein MGWIVLAGIVVALLAYVIGMGLYQKRFLTTLNEEEFKAGYRKAQLIDVREPEEFKKGHILGARNIPLSQMRQRLKEVRSDQPVYLYCESGFRSARAANFLKKKKYGQLHHLHGGFRKWTGRVKSN, from the coding sequence ATGGGATGGATAGTTTTAGCAGGTATTGTAGTAGCTTTATTGGCGTATGTAATTGGTATGGGGCTTTATCAAAAGAGATTTTTAACTACTTTAAACGAGGAAGAGTTTAAAGCAGGTTATCGAAAAGCACAACTGATCGATGTTCGTGAGCCTGAAGAGTTTAAAAAAGGACATATCCTAGGAGCACGTAACATTCCTCTTTCTCAAATGAGACAGAGATTAAAAGAAGTGCGCAGCGATCAGCCTGTTTATCTATATTGTGAAAGTGGATTCAGAAGTGCTCGTGCAGCCAATTTTCTTAAAAAGAAAAAATATGGCCAGCTTCATCACCTACATGGCGGCTTCCGCAAATGGACTGGCCGTGTAAAATCAAACTAA
- a CDS encoding HNH endonuclease, producing the protein MNNYEYLHDLYINKNKSALEISILTGKTRNQIKRLLRKYGIRKTVIKNSGKIYDDIVWLKTQYIEYQKGYTQIADECGVSYSVILDRLRYHGIPIRNHHGIDKGKPNRGKKRTKETIDKIKASRIKKRVKIRCFYCNQLKEIRFSSYKKSQNNFCNQTCYRNYLFDNRKETIDITDSADYKEWRLKVYKRDGYRCKMPLCNSDTRDIAAHHIFPKKTFPEKMFEISNGITLCRKCHEKTYGKEKDYINCLVRVVQKMSD; encoded by the coding sequence ATGAACAACTATGAATACCTACATGACTTATACATTAATAAAAATAAATCTGCATTAGAAATTAGTATTCTTACAGGAAAAACGAGAAACCAAATAAAAAGGTTACTTAGAAAGTACGGGATAAGAAAAACCGTTATAAAAAACTCAGGGAAAATTTATGATGATATAGTCTGGTTAAAAACACAGTATATAGAATATCAAAAAGGTTACACTCAAATTGCTGATGAATGCGGTGTTAGTTATTCGGTTATACTTGATCGTCTTAGGTATCATGGTATACCTATCAGAAACCACCACGGAATCGATAAGGGTAAGCCAAATAGAGGTAAAAAAAGGACAAAGGAAACCATTGATAAGATAAAGGCATCCAGAATAAAAAAAAGAGTAAAGATTAGATGCTTTTATTGCAATCAACTCAAAGAGATTAGATTCTCTTCGTATAAAAAGTCTCAGAATAACTTCTGTAATCAAACTTGTTATAGAAATTATCTTTTTGATAACCGAAAAGAAACTATAGATATAACCGATTCAGCAGACTACAAAGAGTGGAGATTGAAAGTATATAAAAGAGATGGGTATCGTTGTAAAATGCCACTATGTAATAGTGATACAAGAGATATTGCAGCACATCATATTTTTCCTAAAAAAACATTTCCTGAAAAGATGTTTGAAATTTCTAATGGTATAACATTATGTAGAAAATGTCATGAAAAAACCTATGGTAAGGAAAAAGATTATATAAATTGTTTAGTCCGCGTCGTTCAGAAAATGAGCGACTAG
- the gcvT gene encoding glycine cleavage system aminomethyltransferase GcvT, with protein sequence MATLLRTPLFETYKEHGGKVIDFGGWELPVQFSSIKEEHEAVRTKAGLFDVSHMGEFDVRGPNALSFLQYTMTNDVSKLQNGQAQYTAMCYENGGTVDDLLIYKRDENDYLLVVNASNIEKDFEWLMSKKPEGVELVNVSPEYAQLAIQGPKAEEILQKLTDTNLSEIGFFRFKEDVSLAGISALVSRTGYTGEDGFEIYLKTEHAEKLWRSVLEAGHEDGLLPAGLGARDTLRFEAKLALYGQELTKEITPIEAGIGFAVKTDKEADFIGKEILADQKKNGAPRKLVGIEMIDKGIPRSHYEVFKGDVKIGEVTTGTQSPTLKKNLGLALLEKDFTELGTEVEVQIRQKRLKAKVVASPFYKRGK encoded by the coding sequence ATGGCTACATTGTTACGAACACCGTTATTTGAGACATATAAAGAACACGGTGGAAAAGTAATTGATTTTGGTGGTTGGGAGTTGCCTGTTCAGTTCTCAAGTATTAAAGAGGAACACGAAGCGGTTAGAACGAAAGCCGGTTTATTCGATGTATCTCACATGGGAGAATTTGATGTTCGAGGACCTAATGCCCTATCGTTCTTGCAATATACAATGACCAATGATGTTTCGAAACTTCAAAACGGCCAAGCGCAATATACGGCTATGTGCTATGAAAACGGTGGTACAGTAGATGACCTTTTAATCTATAAAAGAGATGAAAACGATTACTTACTCGTTGTGAATGCCTCAAATATTGAAAAAGATTTTGAATGGCTTATGAGCAAGAAGCCTGAAGGTGTAGAACTTGTGAATGTATCTCCTGAATATGCGCAGCTTGCTATTCAAGGACCTAAAGCAGAAGAGATTTTACAAAAACTTACGGATACCAATCTTTCTGAGATCGGATTCTTCCGTTTTAAAGAAGATGTTTCACTAGCTGGAATATCTGCTCTTGTTTCTCGAACAGGCTACACAGGAGAAGATGGGTTTGAGATTTATTTGAAAACTGAACATGCAGAAAAACTGTGGAGATCGGTTCTTGAAGCGGGTCATGAAGATGGATTGCTTCCTGCAGGACTTGGGGCGCGTGATACTTTGCGTTTTGAAGCGAAGCTTGCTCTATACGGTCAAGAACTCACAAAAGAAATTACCCCGATAGAAGCAGGTATCGGATTCGCTGTAAAAACAGATAAAGAAGCAGATTTTATTGGAAAAGAAATTCTAGCAGATCAAAAGAAGAACGGTGCACCTCGTAAGCTAGTTGGTATCGAAATGATCGATAAAGGAATTCCTCGATCACATTACGAGGTATTTAAAGGTGATGTGAAGATCGGAGAAGTTACAACAGGAACACAATCGCCAACATTGAAGAAGAACCTAGGACTTGCTCTACTTGAAAAGGATTTCACGGAGCTTGGAACAGAGGTCGAAGTACAAATTCGTCAAAAACGTTTAAAAGCAAAAGTAGTCGCTTCACCATTTTATAAACGAGGAAAATAA
- a CDS encoding lipoate--protein ligase family protein: protein MEKENWYYIDSGNCEPAINMAMDEALLTWHSEGKIPPVIRFYGWNPATLSIGYFQKVEKEINLDAVKKYGLGFVRRPTGGRGVLHDQELTYSVIVSESHKDMPQSVTEAYRVISEGIKEGFQGLGLDAYFAVPKTEEEREGLKNPRSAVCFDAPSWYELVVEGRKVAGSAQTRQKGVILQHGSILLDLDEDKLFDLFKYSSDRLRERMQTAFKKKAVAINTLLDAPVSIDDAKTAFKKGFEDGLNVNLVPYTLTDDQWAEVQNIADTRYRNDEWTFRR, encoded by the coding sequence GTGGAAAAAGAAAACTGGTATTATATCGATTCTGGAAATTGCGAACCTGCAATTAATATGGCAATGGACGAAGCACTTCTAACTTGGCACAGTGAAGGAAAGATTCCACCTGTTATCCGCTTTTACGGATGGAATCCAGCTACTCTATCTATTGGATACTTTCAAAAAGTAGAAAAAGAGATTAACCTTGATGCTGTAAAAAAATATGGACTGGGCTTTGTGAGACGTCCAACAGGTGGTCGCGGAGTTCTTCATGATCAAGAACTCACATATAGCGTCATCGTATCTGAATCACACAAAGATATGCCACAAAGTGTAACCGAAGCTTATCGAGTGATCTCAGAAGGAATCAAAGAAGGGTTTCAAGGTTTAGGCTTAGATGCTTACTTCGCTGTTCCGAAAACAGAAGAAGAGCGTGAAGGGTTGAAGAATCCCCGGTCAGCAGTTTGCTTTGATGCTCCTTCGTGGTATGAATTAGTCGTAGAGGGAAGAAAAGTAGCGGGAAGTGCTCAAACGAGGCAAAAAGGTGTGATCCTGCAACACGGATCAATTCTTTTGGACCTAGATGAAGACAAACTGTTCGATCTGTTTAAGTATTCTAGTGACAGATTAAGAGAGAGAATGCAGACAGCGTTTAAGAAAAAAGCTGTGGCGATCAACACACTGCTAGATGCTCCTGTTTCAATTGATGACGCGAAGACTGCCTTTAAAAAAGGATTTGAGGACGGTTTAAACGTAAACCTTGTGCCGTACACGCTTACAGATGATCAGTGGGCAGAAGTACAAAACATAGCCGATACTCGTTATCGTAACGATGAGTGGACGTTCAGGCGTTAA